GTTGTCGGCAAGCGGCCTTCCGATGGCATCCATGGCATCTTGCAGGTTGATGCCTTCGACGCGGTCGCGGTGGCAGCGGTGGAAGAACGTGAAGCCCTCGTCGGTGAGAAGCGTGTGTTCGATGTGGGGCAGGCCCGCAGCTATGAACGCGAGCGGCTTTTGGTCAATCTTGACAATCTCTTGGAGGGCGCCGGCGACGAAACTGGCATCGGCGGGGGTGATGTTGTGGAACTCGTCAATAGCCAGGAGCACTCCTGCGCCGCCGATGTCGACTGTGGCGCCCACCAAAGTGTCCAAGAGCTTCTGGTAGGTCGGCTGCGCGGCGGCAACGTGCTCCCAGGTCGCTCCTGCCGCCAGCAAAGGCATCGACATCCCCGTCAATCTTCGCTTCGGCTGAGGACTGATGTCCTCGAGGTGGTCTCGGATCTTTTCGGAGATGATGCCCACGGCCCCTCGGTCTGGATCCTGGGTCAATGGCACGTTTACTCTGATCGTGCGCCATCCGGCTTGCTGGGCATCGTTGGCAATAGCGGCAAGCACCGTGGTCTTGCCGACCCCTCGGGGGCCGAGCAGCAGAGTGGTGAATTCCCTGCGTGACGGGCCTGCGGCGAGCACGGTCTTCATCCTGTCGATGATGTCATCGCGGCCTGCAAGCACCGGAGGCCGGCGGCCAAAGTCAGGAGTGAATGGATTGACCGCATTCATGGGTGTACTCCTTTCGTAGGTCTAGCTTAGTCTAATGATTTAATAAATTTAAAAAAATAATGTCGCATGACGAAACAAGGCCCCTGGTCCCAGTTTCGATGCGTAGTGCCCGATAGCAGGTTCGTCAACAAAGCTGCAGGCGAAATACGGCGAATCCTAAAGTATGGCCATTG
This genomic interval from bacterium contains the following:
- a CDS encoding ATP-binding protein, giving the protein MNAVNPFTPDFGRRPPVLAGRDDIIDRMKTVLAAGPSRREFTTLLLGPRGVGKTTVLAAIANDAQQAGWRTIRVNVPLTQDPDRGAVGIISEKIRDHLEDISPQPKRRLTGMSMPLLAAGATWEHVAAAQPTYQKLLDTLVGATVDIGGAGVLLAIDEFHNITPADASFVAGALQEIVKIDQKPLAFIAAGLPHIEHTLLTDEGFTFFHRCHRDRVEGINLQDAMDAIGRPLADNSFFISGPHLRRAAAATRGLGYAVQSLGHHLWEIAGPPPAEITDNQVDEAIALMEGDVDTHVVVPIWSRLSPADKRFLCAMVGDDGPSRIADVAARLGTAATSAPVYRQRLLKQGAIVEAGRGFIRFASEAIKDRAAQEKSLTEMTPEQPPTNPQSSAQ